A single Vulcanisaeta distributa DSM 14429 DNA region contains:
- a CDS encoding BlaI/MecI/CopY family transcriptional regulator → MMEQSERRRRLLLMIGPLEAEVIGILNELKEATAMTIWEELTKRGRKTAYTTVLTVLSRLYTRGFINKREKVINNVRQFVYELSIPYEVKSEIIREHIGLIIKMFGKDAIQIIKDYLNEISEK, encoded by the coding sequence ATGATGGAGCAAAGTGAGCGTAGAAGACGACTTCTATTGATGATTGGACCACTTGAGGCTGAGGTTATTGGCATACTTAATGAGCTTAAGGAGGCCACGGCAATGACCATATGGGAAGAATTAACCAAGAGGGGTAGGAAGACTGCCTACACCACGGTGCTTACAGTATTGAGTAGATTGTACACTAGGGGGTTCATTAATAAGCGTGAGAAGGTCATTAACAATGTTAGGCAGTTCGTCTATGAGCTATCAATACCATATGAGGTAAAGAGCGAGATTATTAGGGAGCACATTGGTTTGATTATTAAGATGTTTGGTAAGGACGCTATCCAGATAATTAAGGATTATTTAAATGAAATTAGTGAGAAATAG